In one Corallococcus sp. EGB genomic region, the following are encoded:
- a CDS encoding 1-deoxy-D-xylulose-5-phosphate synthase, which translates to MTDVLSGVASPADVRALPEDALPGLCEALREAIITTCGRVGGHLGASLGAVELVVALHRVFHTPQDALLFDVGHQAYAHKLLTGRRERMHTLRQAGGIAPFLDPRESPHDALAAGHACTAISAALGLLAGRRQLGHTGHVVAVVGDGALTGGLSFEGLNNAGGSPLPLVVVLNDNQMSISANVGAIPALLRTRNARAFFESLGFTYLGPVDGHDLGALTRALREAKASSRPVVVHTLTQKGRGFPPAEADEQTRGHAMGPYEWRDGKLVRSRGGRATFSEAFAQVLGDALERDPRVVAVTPAMLEGSALTGLKARFPDRVHDVGIAEQHAVTFCAGLAAAGAKPVCVIYSTFLQRAYDQVVHDVCLPGLPVVFAVDRAGLVGADGATHQGAYDVSFLRPLPGLTQWAPVVGDDMAPMLAAALQAPGPSVLRFPRGTLPDVPPELARGLGEAPGPSSHLQEADDARGATGSAASLATPGAFPMMGARWLKRVPGSRLTLVTLGPLGLSALEAARSEPDWSVLDARRAWPLDEAALLEAAAGGHVVVAEEGTIRGGLGSAVLELYAASGVSPRVTLLGMPDVFLPHGDARVQRAQLGLDAAGLRRAGRALLGEESR; encoded by the coding sequence ATGACGGACGTGCTGTCCGGTGTGGCTTCACCCGCGGACGTGCGCGCGCTCCCCGAGGACGCGCTGCCCGGCCTGTGCGAGGCGCTGCGCGAGGCCATCATCACCACCTGCGGCCGGGTAGGCGGCCACCTGGGGGCGTCGCTGGGCGCGGTGGAGCTGGTGGTGGCCCTGCACCGGGTCTTCCACACGCCGCAGGACGCGCTGCTCTTCGACGTGGGGCACCAGGCGTACGCGCACAAGCTGCTCACCGGCCGGCGCGAGCGCATGCACACGCTGCGGCAGGCGGGCGGCATCGCGCCGTTCCTGGACCCGCGCGAAAGCCCCCACGACGCGCTGGCGGCGGGCCACGCGTGCACGGCCATCTCCGCGGCGCTGGGGCTGCTCGCGGGCCGCAGGCAGCTGGGCCACACAGGGCACGTGGTGGCGGTGGTGGGCGACGGCGCGCTCACCGGAGGCCTGAGCTTCGAGGGGCTCAACAACGCGGGGGGCAGCCCGCTGCCGCTCGTGGTGGTGCTCAACGACAACCAGATGTCCATCAGCGCGAACGTGGGCGCCATCCCCGCGCTCCTGCGCACGCGCAATGCCCGCGCCTTCTTCGAGTCGCTGGGCTTCACCTACCTGGGCCCGGTGGACGGGCACGACCTGGGCGCCCTCACGCGCGCGCTGCGCGAGGCGAAGGCGTCGTCGCGTCCGGTGGTGGTGCACACGCTGACGCAGAAGGGGCGCGGCTTCCCGCCCGCCGAGGCCGACGAGCAGACGCGCGGCCACGCGATGGGGCCCTACGAGTGGCGCGACGGCAAGCTCGTGCGCTCTCGCGGGGGGCGGGCGACGTTCAGCGAGGCCTTCGCCCAGGTGCTGGGCGACGCGCTGGAGCGCGACCCTCGCGTGGTGGCGGTGACGCCCGCGATGCTGGAGGGTAGCGCGCTCACGGGCCTGAAGGCACGCTTCCCGGACCGCGTGCACGACGTGGGCATCGCCGAGCAGCACGCGGTGACGTTCTGCGCCGGGCTGGCCGCGGCGGGGGCGAAGCCGGTGTGTGTCATCTACTCCACCTTCCTCCAGCGCGCGTACGACCAGGTGGTCCATGACGTGTGCCTGCCGGGGCTGCCCGTCGTCTTCGCGGTGGACCGGGCGGGGTTGGTGGGCGCGGACGGCGCCACGCACCAGGGCGCCTACGACGTGTCCTTCCTCCGGCCGCTGCCGGGCCTCACGCAGTGGGCTCCGGTGGTGGGCGACGACATGGCGCCCATGCTCGCCGCCGCGCTCCAGGCGCCCGGGCCGTCCGTGCTGCGCTTTCCTCGCGGCACGCTGCCGGACGTCCCGCCGGAGCTGGCGCGGGGGCTGGGTGAGGCGCCGGGCCCGTCCTCGCACCTCCAAGAGGCAGACGACGCGCGCGGGGCGACGGGCTCCGCGGCTTCGCTGGCGACGCCGGGTGCGTTCCCCATGATGGGTGCCCGCTGGCTGAAGCGCGTGCCCGGTTCGCGGCTGACGCTGGTGACGCTCGGGCCGCTGGGCCTGTCCGCGCTGGAGGCCGCTCGGTCCGAACCGGACTGGAGCGTGCTGGACGCGCGCCGGGCGTGGCCCCTGGACGAAGCGGCGCTTTTGGAAGCCGCGGCGGGCGGGCACGTGGTGGTGGCGGAGGAGGGCACCATCCGGGGCGGCCTGGGCAGCGCGGTGCTGGAGCTGTACGCGGCGTCGGGTGTCTCCCCGCGGGTGACCCTCCTGGGCATGCCGGACGTGTTCCTGCCGCACGGGGACGCGCGGGTGCAGCGCGCGCAGCTGGGACTGGACGCGGCGGGCCTGCGGCGCGCGGGCCGGGCGCTGCTCGGAGAGGAGAGCCGGTGA
- a CDS encoding TlyA family RNA methyltransferase, translating into MKPKKERLDVLVVERGLAESRTKAQALILAGQVVVADQRVDKPGSLVPVDAELRLKGEVLPYVSRGGLKLKAAMDRFGLDVTGRVGADIGASTGGFTDCLLQHGAVRVHAIDVGYGQLHEKLRVDPRVRSRERVNARYLTDEDLPEEVGVVVIDVSFISLTQVLPSVLRFLSPGGLLIALVKPQFEVGPERVGKGGVVRDPQARQDAIDTVTAFVREHGLTVRGVMDSPVPGPAGNVEALLVADRP; encoded by the coding sequence GTGAAGCCGAAGAAGGAGCGGCTGGATGTGCTGGTGGTGGAGCGCGGGCTCGCCGAGTCGCGCACCAAGGCCCAGGCGCTCATCCTCGCCGGCCAGGTGGTGGTGGCGGATCAGCGCGTGGACAAGCCGGGCTCGCTGGTCCCCGTGGACGCGGAGCTGCGCCTCAAGGGCGAGGTGCTGCCCTACGTGTCGCGTGGCGGCCTCAAGCTCAAGGCGGCCATGGACCGCTTCGGCCTGGATGTGACGGGCCGCGTGGGCGCGGACATCGGCGCCAGCACCGGCGGCTTCACGGACTGCCTGCTCCAGCACGGCGCGGTGCGGGTGCACGCCATCGACGTGGGCTATGGCCAGCTCCACGAGAAGCTGCGCGTCGACCCACGCGTGCGCTCGCGCGAGCGTGTCAACGCGCGCTACCTGACGGACGAGGACCTGCCGGAGGAGGTGGGCGTGGTCGTCATCGACGTGAGCTTCATCTCGCTCACCCAGGTGCTGCCGTCGGTGCTGCGGTTCCTCTCACCGGGCGGGCTGCTCATCGCCCTGGTGAAGCCCCAGTTCGAGGTGGGCCCGGAGCGGGTGGGCAAGGGCGGCGTGGTGCGCGACCCACAGGCGCGCCAGGACGCCATCGACACGGTGACGGCCTTCGTGCGCGAGCACGGCCTCACCGTGCGCGGGGTGATGGACTCGCCCGTGCCCGGGCCCGCCGGCAACGTGGAGGCGCTCCTCGTCGCCGACAGGCCCTGA
- the xseB gene encoding exodeoxyribonuclease VII small subunit: protein MAVAKSDKNPKVEPAPEQYGDVVSRLEETVARLESGDLSLEESLKAFEEGIRLVRRGEKLLTEAEQRIEQLLVDEDGQDVAAPLAVAARPAPQAAPRTAAPARPPPEDDVPF from the coding sequence ATGGCCGTGGCGAAGTCGGACAAGAACCCCAAGGTGGAGCCCGCTCCGGAGCAGTACGGGGACGTGGTGTCGCGCCTGGAAGAGACGGTGGCGCGGCTGGAAAGCGGCGACCTGTCGCTGGAGGAGTCGCTCAAGGCGTTCGAGGAGGGCATCCGCCTCGTGCGCCGGGGCGAGAAGCTGCTCACGGAGGCCGAGCAGCGCATCGAACAGCTGCTGGTGGACGAGGACGGCCAGGACGTGGCCGCGCCGCTGGCGGTGGCGGCCCGGCCCGCTCCCCAGGCCGCCCCCCGGACGGCCGCTCCGGCGCGTCCGCCGCCGGAGGACGATGTCCCGTTCTAG
- a CDS encoding polyprenyl synthetase family protein, producing MAVFNLEPFMRMHQSRVEALLLERADRWGSAGTPPRLAESMRYSLLAGGKRLRPVLCLAFADAVAKASTDNAVVLDAACALEYVHTYSLVHDDLPAMDNDDLRRGRPTNHKVYGEPVALLAGDALLTEAFTLLASGPEPVRGTLCAELARASGAAGMVGGQVLDIADDRAPTLDYLLRLHRLKTGALILAACRMGVLAAGGDAAALASAVTYGEAVGLAFQIADDVLDVTSSAEAMGKPVGADAEAGRFTFPAVVGLDESRRMAAELVARAAAAVRPLEGEGGPLAALARYTVERKS from the coding sequence ATGGCCGTCTTCAACCTGGAACCCTTCATGCGCATGCATCAGTCGCGGGTGGAGGCGCTCCTGCTCGAACGCGCGGACCGCTGGGGCTCCGCGGGCACGCCGCCGCGGCTGGCGGAGTCCATGCGCTACTCGCTGCTCGCGGGCGGCAAGCGGCTGCGCCCCGTGCTGTGCCTGGCGTTCGCGGACGCGGTGGCGAAGGCGAGCACCGACAACGCCGTGGTGTTGGATGCGGCGTGCGCCCTGGAGTACGTGCACACGTATTCGCTGGTGCACGACGACCTGCCCGCCATGGACAACGACGACCTGCGCCGGGGCCGGCCCACGAACCACAAGGTCTACGGCGAGCCGGTGGCGCTGCTGGCCGGGGACGCGCTGCTCACGGAGGCCTTCACGCTGCTCGCCTCCGGTCCGGAGCCGGTGCGCGGCACGCTGTGCGCGGAGCTGGCGCGCGCGTCGGGCGCGGCGGGGATGGTGGGTGGCCAGGTGCTGGACATCGCGGACGACCGGGCCCCGACGCTGGACTACCTCCTGCGGCTGCACCGGCTGAAGACGGGCGCGCTCATCCTCGCGGCGTGCCGGATGGGCGTGCTGGCGGCGGGCGGTGACGCGGCGGCGCTCGCGAGCGCGGTGACCTATGGCGAAGCGGTGGGCCTGGCGTTCCAAATCGCCGACGACGTGCTGGACGTGACGTCGAGCGCGGAGGCCATGGGCAAGCCGGTGGGCGCGGACGCGGAGGCCGGGCGCTTCACGTTCCCCGCGGTGGTGGGGCTGGACGAGTCGCGCCGCATGGCCGCGGAGCTGGTGGCCCGCGCGGCGGCGGCGGTGCGCCCGCTGGAGGGCGAGGGCGGTCCGCTGGCGGCGCTGGCGCGCTACACGGTGGAGCGGAAGTCCTGA
- the xseA gene encoding exodeoxyribonuclease VII large subunit, producing the protein MKKRKGGESPPADEPGQGDLFGTSLLPPLRPAPPKAAAASKPPRSPPSAPVAEIAAEPPAASTPAPPATVTPPPRAERTVLSVGELTRQIKQTVESRFPRVLVRGEVSSFRGANARGHWYFTLKDSDASIDAKVWASMASRIRFALRDGMEVLAEGSVDLYEPQGRYSLIVSRLEPVGEGALALAFEQLKQRLAAEGLIGDRRVRPPRPVPFLPRRIGVVTSRTGAALQDFLRVLHSRNPRLGVLLADARVQGEGSAEDVARAIERLARTDVDVIVVTRGGGSVEDLWTFNEERVARAIFASPVPVVSAIGHEIDFTISDFVADLRAPTPSAAAERLAPVLADLELTLATQSGRLRRAMERRVLELRERQGQLRSRLPDPRREVNHQRLHLSEQVEAMMRVMRPRTREHRETLRALQERLQRARPQTRLSEQRAHLLKLAMRLSEAARAGVSRRRGALADARLGLERATPTARVAAERAKVAQAQARLLELQRGMLSSAQTHFGRLGGRLDALSPLKVMSRGYAVTFRQRDGVVVRSMSDVVVGDVLGIKLAAHGAKTLGGCEEIEATVTSLKGPVDC; encoded by the coding sequence ATGAAGAAGCGCAAGGGGGGCGAATCACCCCCGGCCGACGAGCCGGGGCAGGGCGATCTGTTCGGCACGTCGCTCCTGCCTCCCCTGCGTCCGGCCCCGCCGAAGGCCGCCGCCGCGAGCAAGCCGCCCAGGTCGCCGCCGTCCGCGCCGGTGGCGGAGATCGCCGCGGAGCCCCCGGCCGCCAGCACGCCGGCGCCTCCGGCCACCGTCACTCCGCCGCCTCGCGCGGAGCGCACGGTGCTGTCGGTAGGCGAGCTCACCCGGCAGATCAAGCAGACGGTGGAGTCGCGCTTCCCGCGCGTGCTGGTGCGCGGCGAGGTGTCCAGCTTCCGCGGCGCCAACGCGCGCGGCCACTGGTACTTCACGCTCAAGGACTCGGACGCCTCCATCGACGCGAAGGTGTGGGCGTCCATGGCGTCGCGGATCCGCTTCGCGCTGCGCGACGGCATGGAGGTGCTGGCCGAGGGCAGCGTGGACCTGTACGAGCCGCAGGGCCGCTACAGCCTCATCGTGTCCCGGCTGGAGCCGGTGGGCGAGGGCGCGCTGGCGCTCGCGTTCGAGCAGCTCAAGCAGCGGCTGGCGGCGGAGGGGCTCATCGGCGACCGGCGCGTGCGGCCGCCCCGGCCCGTGCCGTTCCTGCCCCGGCGCATCGGCGTCGTGACGAGCCGCACCGGCGCGGCGCTCCAGGACTTCCTGCGTGTGCTGCACTCGCGCAACCCCCGGCTGGGCGTGCTCCTGGCGGACGCGCGCGTGCAGGGGGAGGGCTCCGCGGAGGACGTGGCGCGGGCCATCGAGCGGCTCGCGCGTACGGACGTGGACGTCATCGTCGTGACGCGCGGCGGAGGCTCCGTGGAGGACCTCTGGACGTTCAACGAGGAGCGGGTGGCGCGCGCCATCTTCGCCTCGCCCGTGCCGGTGGTGTCCGCCATCGGCCACGAAATCGACTTCACCATCTCGGACTTCGTCGCGGACCTGCGCGCGCCCACGCCCAGCGCGGCGGCGGAGCGGCTGGCGCCGGTGCTGGCGGACCTGGAGCTGACGCTGGCCACGCAGTCCGGCCGCCTGCGCCGGGCCATGGAGCGCCGGGTGCTGGAGCTGCGCGAGCGCCAGGGCCAGCTGCGCTCACGGCTGCCCGACCCCCGCCGTGAGGTGAACCACCAGCGCCTGCACCTGTCCGAACAGGTGGAGGCGATGATGCGCGTGATGCGCCCCCGGACGCGCGAGCACCGGGAGACGCTGCGCGCGCTCCAGGAGCGGCTGCAGCGGGCGCGGCCCCAGACGCGGCTGTCGGAGCAGCGGGCGCACCTGTTGAAGCTGGCCATGCGCCTGTCGGAGGCGGCGCGCGCGGGCGTGTCCCGGAGGCGGGGCGCGCTGGCGGACGCGCGGCTGGGGCTGGAGCGGGCCACGCCCACGGCGCGCGTGGCGGCCGAGCGGGCGAAGGTGGCCCAGGCGCAGGCACGGCTCCTGGAACTCCAGCGGGGCATGCTGTCGTCCGCGCAGACGCACTTCGGCCGGCTGGGCGGCCGCCTGGACGCCCTGAGCCCCCTGAAGGTGATGTCGCGCGGGTACGCGGTGACGTTCCGCCAGCGGGACGGCGTGGTGGTGCGCTCCATGTCGGACGTGGTGGTGGGGGACGTGCTGGGCATCAAGCTGGCGGCCCACGGGGCGAAAACCCTGGGGGGGTGTGAAGAAATCGAAGCCACCGTTACGAGCCTGAAAGGCCCGGTGGACTGCTAG
- a CDS encoding ATP-binding protein, producing the protein MSSEQRGRVLVLAAKAAGDALVERLTASGYQCASTERETGLAEMVDQLQPEVVLLAVTAKRAAELLETVRKTDKLQRLPVLVDQGRARSAEAFKRLAVDDFVRGADELVPRLESALRAWRLKEREERIRMRMGMLLEITQAATSSLELEEILRIAVEKVGQVTGTDRCSVVLVEGSHARTATVVATQEDPSLVQLDIEVARYPELRRALETRQPVLIEEAQRDPLMAEVRTSLLPEGVKSILVQPLICQDDLLGALFLRVSKGEASIGRDEQEFAEAVAGVLANSIRNARLHTAVKKKREDLELAYVERYRELNDANRRLKELNRLKDEIIAVCSHDLRAPLQVLLGHGRLLLEGPLEAQQKQSAEAMIRQGRKILTLVESLLEKGKGEAARLSIEPRVLDVAQLCRDAVAELEILAAEKAVSLRSECPDSLMLIGDEVKLHEVLQNLISNAIQHARDPGVVVVRTQRLSRPDGDAVRVMVSDNGVGIPPDELHLVFDRYRHGPKGTGLGLAICKEFVELHGGEIWAESPTDGGCTFVFTLPLAQEAARNPRPQPAPGAAPEQPRVLVVEDEPEIAAVLSEVLRSKYRVEVARDGAEGLAKARASRPDLVVMDVFLPKLDGLDAAMALKSSSDTAHIPVILLSAHQGVADKVRALNLGAVDYMAKPFNAVELLNRTERALKLRQGEKDQQDKTNSLQRRTGSDPVTGLLDRRGLLLRLEQEVARSRRYHRALTLAVLRPDRELDAMPPNMAEVMRKRVRHPDSIAHLGLGVFAVVLPECNADAARTVINRLMPDVEKVTSIEYRAAMADVSQDSDPVEKLLEKLGAPPPEVH; encoded by the coding sequence TTGTCGTCGGAGCAGCGGGGGCGGGTGCTGGTGCTCGCGGCGAAGGCCGCGGGTGACGCGTTGGTGGAGCGGCTCACGGCGAGTGGCTACCAGTGCGCCTCCACGGAGCGGGAGACCGGGTTGGCGGAGATGGTGGATCAGCTCCAGCCGGAGGTGGTGCTCCTGGCCGTGACGGCCAAGCGGGCCGCGGAGCTGCTGGAGACGGTGCGCAAGACGGACAAGCTCCAGCGCCTGCCGGTGCTGGTGGATCAGGGCCGCGCGCGCTCGGCGGAGGCCTTCAAGCGGCTGGCGGTGGACGACTTCGTGCGCGGCGCGGACGAACTGGTGCCCCGGCTGGAGTCCGCCCTGCGCGCCTGGCGCCTGAAGGAGCGCGAGGAGCGCATCCGCATGCGCATGGGGATGCTGCTCGAAATCACCCAGGCGGCCACCAGCTCCCTGGAGCTGGAGGAGATCCTCCGCATCGCGGTGGAGAAGGTCGGCCAGGTGACGGGCACGGACCGCTGCTCCGTGGTGCTGGTGGAGGGCAGCCACGCGCGCACGGCCACGGTCGTCGCGACGCAGGAGGACCCCAGCCTCGTCCAGCTGGACATCGAGGTGGCGCGCTATCCGGAGCTGCGCCGCGCGCTGGAGACGCGGCAGCCCGTGCTGATTGAAGAGGCGCAGCGCGACCCGCTGATGGCGGAGGTGCGCACCTCGCTGTTGCCGGAAGGCGTGAAGTCCATCCTGGTGCAGCCGCTCATCTGCCAGGACGACCTGTTGGGCGCGCTCTTCCTGCGCGTGTCCAAGGGCGAGGCGTCCATCGGGCGCGACGAGCAGGAGTTCGCGGAAGCCGTGGCGGGCGTGCTCGCCAACTCCATCCGCAACGCGCGCCTGCACACGGCGGTGAAGAAGAAGCGCGAGGACCTGGAGCTGGCGTACGTGGAGCGCTACCGCGAGCTCAACGACGCGAACCGCCGCCTGAAGGAGCTCAACCGCCTCAAGGACGAGATCATCGCGGTGTGCAGCCACGACCTGCGCGCGCCGCTCCAGGTGCTCCTGGGGCACGGCCGGCTCCTGCTGGAGGGGCCGCTGGAGGCGCAGCAGAAGCAGTCCGCGGAGGCGATGATCCGCCAGGGCCGGAAGATCCTCACCCTGGTCGAGTCCCTGCTGGAGAAGGGCAAGGGCGAGGCGGCGCGCCTGTCCATCGAGCCGCGCGTGCTGGACGTGGCGCAGCTGTGCCGCGACGCCGTGGCGGAGCTCGAAATCCTCGCGGCGGAGAAGGCCGTGTCGCTGCGCTCCGAGTGCCCCGACAGCCTGATGCTCATTGGCGACGAGGTGAAGCTGCACGAGGTGCTGCAGAACCTCATCAGCAACGCCATCCAGCACGCCAGGGACCCGGGCGTGGTGGTGGTGCGCACGCAGCGGCTGTCGCGGCCGGACGGCGACGCGGTGCGGGTGATGGTGAGCGACAACGGCGTGGGCATCCCCCCGGACGAGCTGCACCTCGTCTTCGACCGCTACCGCCACGGGCCCAAGGGCACGGGGCTGGGGCTGGCCATCTGCAAGGAGTTCGTGGAGCTGCACGGCGGTGAAATCTGGGCGGAGAGCCCGACCGATGGCGGCTGCACCTTCGTCTTCACGCTGCCGCTGGCGCAGGAGGCCGCGCGCAACCCCCGGCCGCAGCCCGCTCCCGGCGCCGCCCCCGAGCAGCCGCGCGTGCTGGTGGTGGAGGACGAGCCGGAGATCGCCGCGGTGCTGTCGGAGGTGCTGCGCTCGAAGTACCGCGTGGAGGTGGCGCGCGACGGCGCGGAGGGCCTGGCGAAGGCGCGCGCGTCCCGGCCGGACCTGGTGGTGATGGACGTGTTCCTGCCCAAGCTGGACGGCCTGGACGCGGCCATGGCGCTCAAGTCCTCGTCGGACACGGCGCACATCCCCGTCATCCTCCTGTCCGCCCACCAGGGCGTGGCCGACAAGGTCCGCGCGCTCAACCTGGGCGCGGTGGACTACATGGCCAAGCCCTTCAACGCGGTGGAGCTGCTCAACCGCACCGAGCGCGCGCTCAAGCTGCGCCAGGGGGAGAAGGACCAGCAGGACAAGACGAACTCGCTCCAGCGGCGCACCGGCAGCGACCCGGTGACGGGCCTGCTCGACCGCCGCGGCCTGCTCCTGCGCCTGGAGCAGGAGGTGGCCCGCAGCCGGCGCTACCACCGCGCCCTCACGCTGGCGGTGCTCCGTCCGGACCGCGAGCTGGACGCCATGCCGCCCAACATGGCGGAGGTGATGCGCAAGCGCGTGCGCCACCCGGACTCCATCGCCCACCTGGGGCTGGGCGTCTTCGCGGTGGTGCTGCCCGAGTGCAACGCGGACGCGGCGCGCACGGTCATCAACCGCCTGATGCCGGACGTGGAGAAGGTGACGTCCATCGAGTATCGGGCCGCCATGGCGGACGTCAGCCAGGACAGCGATCCGGTGGAGAAGCTGCTGGAGAAGCTGGGCGCGCCCCCTCCGGAGGTCCACTAG
- a CDS encoding PleD family two-component system response regulator has product MSKPKITIVDDDRDTRELLAEALGAEGFEVMSAANGLRLVASLELHRPHAILLDVNMSWINGFELCQAVKQNKQFRDIPIIFISGRGDPEDKRRGMEVGAADYFVKPLELDALVKRIRELIPADVAKEP; this is encoded by the coding sequence ATGTCGAAGCCGAAGATTACGATTGTCGATGACGACCGCGACACGCGCGAACTGCTCGCCGAGGCCCTGGGAGCCGAGGGGTTCGAGGTCATGTCCGCGGCCAATGGCCTGCGGCTCGTGGCGTCGCTGGAGCTGCACCGGCCGCATGCCATCCTCCTGGACGTGAACATGTCCTGGATCAACGGCTTCGAGCTGTGCCAGGCCGTGAAGCAGAACAAGCAGTTCCGGGACATCCCCATCATCTTCATCAGCGGGCGGGGAGACCCGGAGGACAAGCGGCGCGGCATGGAGGTCGGCGCGGCCGACTACTTCGTGAAGCCGCTGGAGCTGGATGCGCTCGTCAAGCGCATCCGTGAACTCATCCCCGCCGACGTGGCGAAGGAGCCCTGA
- a CDS encoding FHA domain-containing protein, with protein sequence MSNAPPPARRRPTSGTPSSGTGQRAPVRRSTGASAAAVRPAKLVVVAGPMEGEEFALSELEYTVGRSTDNPICIQDTSVSRKHVTLRKESAGWMVSDMGSGNGTIVNGEPISEETLLANGDVITLGDSELRYEDTANSTAKVQAPSSPRPRPSASGARGAVAVPARPAREGRARPQTSRAAAAAELTPEMQRKRMRIKLAGAAVLVLLFAGLGVARSRMRHQQEEQGRIEAEQRKYREQLGGLFQEAKNLVREGQWQQAKAKLEELNAQAPDYPGVADYLKAAEREIPNQGHLATAQAALAKGELANAKASIEKVSSDTQLYEQLKAARRNLAEAADKRTKEAKGLLDTRQLENVQKAKAITDDVLATFPEHRDGKLVNDDAARVIADMTRPDPVRVAAAPKPWEPAVDRFRDGDLTGAAAMLNACSAKTAQCKQLMGQVTEFGNLYKKLEDLDAKGLTRLLALDKDITDGRGSKMARNAGTRAATIYYKSAAGAKAAGQWSRAMEFARRALQADPAHAGAANIVNDLKGKAKDLYMQAYSIKDSSPEDALPKFRDVVAMTPPDDELHGKAQGWIEKLSR encoded by the coding sequence ATGTCGAACGCACCTCCCCCCGCCCGCCGACGGCCTACGTCAGGTACGCCCTCCTCCGGGACCGGACAGCGCGCGCCGGTCCGCCGGTCGACCGGTGCCTCCGCGGCCGCGGTTCGCCCGGCGAAGCTCGTCGTCGTCGCCGGCCCCATGGAGGGCGAGGAGTTCGCGCTCTCCGAGCTCGAGTACACGGTGGGCCGCTCCACCGACAACCCCATCTGCATCCAGGACACGTCCGTCTCCCGCAAGCACGTGACGCTGCGCAAGGAGTCCGCCGGCTGGATGGTCAGTGACATGGGGTCCGGCAACGGCACCATCGTCAACGGCGAGCCCATCTCCGAGGAGACGCTGCTCGCCAACGGCGACGTCATCACGCTGGGCGACTCGGAGCTGCGCTACGAGGACACCGCCAACAGCACCGCCAAGGTGCAGGCGCCCTCCAGCCCCCGGCCCCGCCCGTCCGCCTCGGGTGCTCGCGGTGCCGTGGCCGTGCCCGCGCGCCCCGCCCGGGAGGGCCGCGCGCGCCCGCAGACGTCGCGCGCCGCCGCGGCCGCGGAGCTCACGCCGGAGATGCAGCGCAAGCGCATGCGGATCAAGCTCGCGGGCGCCGCCGTGCTGGTGCTGCTCTTCGCGGGTCTGGGCGTCGCGCGCTCGCGCATGCGTCACCAGCAGGAGGAGCAGGGCCGCATCGAGGCCGAGCAGCGCAAGTACCGCGAGCAGCTGGGCGGCCTCTTCCAGGAAGCCAAGAACCTGGTGCGCGAGGGCCAGTGGCAGCAAGCCAAGGCGAAGCTGGAGGAGCTCAACGCGCAGGCGCCGGACTACCCCGGCGTGGCGGACTACCTGAAGGCAGCGGAGCGGGAGATCCCCAACCAGGGCCACCTGGCCACGGCCCAGGCGGCGCTGGCCAAGGGCGAGCTCGCCAACGCGAAGGCGTCCATCGAGAAGGTGAGCAGCGACACCCAGCTCTACGAGCAGCTCAAGGCGGCGCGCAGGAACCTGGCGGAAGCCGCCGACAAGCGCACGAAGGAGGCCAAGGGGCTGCTGGACACCCGCCAGCTGGAGAACGTGCAGAAGGCCAAGGCCATCACCGACGACGTGCTGGCGACCTTCCCAGAGCACCGCGACGGCAAGCTGGTCAATGACGATGCCGCGCGCGTCATCGCCGACATGACCCGTCCGGACCCCGTGCGCGTGGCCGCGGCGCCCAAGCCGTGGGAGCCCGCCGTGGACCGCTTCCGCGACGGCGACCTCACCGGCGCGGCGGCCATGCTCAACGCGTGCTCGGCCAAGACGGCGCAGTGCAAGCAGCTGATGGGGCAGGTGACGGAGTTCGGCAACCTCTACAAGAAGCTGGAGGACCTGGACGCCAAGGGCCTCACCCGGCTGCTCGCGCTGGACAAGGACATCACGGACGGGCGCGGCAGCAAGATGGCGCGCAACGCGGGCACCCGCGCGGCGACCATCTATTACAAGAGCGCCGCGGGCGCGAAGGCCGCCGGCCAGTGGTCGCGCGCCATGGAGTTCGCCCGCCGCGCGCTCCAGGCGGACCCCGCCCACGCGGGCGCCGCCAACATCGTCAACGACCTCAAGGGCAAGGCGAAGGACCTGTACATGCAGGCCTACTCCATCAAGGACTCCAGCCCCGAGGACGCGCTGCCCAAGTTCCGCGACGTCGTCGCGATGACGCCGCCGGACGACGAGCTGCACGGCAAGGCCCAGGGCTGGATCGAGAAGCTGTCGCGATGA